In Humulus lupulus chromosome 7, drHumLupu1.1, whole genome shotgun sequence, the following are encoded in one genomic region:
- the LOC133788820 gene encoding protein FAR1-RELATED SEQUENCE 3 isoform X1 encodes MDVEVIEVEGMSHRAMANDGDAEPNASRDTDTAENIIVHDDDDGIGEPYLGMEFDSEDAAKIFYDEYAMHVGFNSKVAPSSRSKFDGLINIREFVCGKDGVKRRQADSCEAMLKVELKGQGKWVVTKFVKEHNHSLVNPNKVHYIRPRRHFAGTAKTVAEAYQGAGTVPSGVMFVSMDGNRSSAERNSGVRNSPTEFNRSAKNSATMNYAFNPCNRKRTLGRDAQNLLEYFKKMQAENPGFFYAIQLDEENRMTNVFWADARSRTAYSHFGDAVTLDTTYRVNQYRVPFAPFTGVNHHGQTVLFGCALLLDESEATFTWLFKTFLTAMNDCPPASITTDQDRAMQTAVANVFPESRHCISKWHVLREGQEKLAHVCHAHPNFQSELYNCINLTETIEEFESSWNFILDKYDLRRNDWLLTLYNARDKWVPVYFRDSFFAAISSNPGYDGSFFEGYVNQQTTLPMFFRQYERALENCFEKEIEADFDTICNTPVLRTPSPMEKQAANLYTRKIFTKFQEELVETFVYTANRIEGDGAISTFRVAKFEDDNKAYLVTLNYPEMKANCSCQMFEYSGILCRHVLTVFTVTNVLTLPSPYILKRWTRNAKSGAGLDERSSDSHAQESLTLRYNNLCREAIRYAEEGATATETYNAAMTALRDGGKKIVIAKKNVAKVAPPSAQVSGTSYDDRRNSTLTSDSTPLLWPRHDEVLRRFNLNDAGAPVQTVADLNLPRMAPVSLHRDDGTPENMVVLPCLKSMTWVMENKNSTPGNRVAVINLKLQDYSRTPSAESEVKFQLSRVSLEPMLRSMAYISEQLSTPANKVAVINLKLQDTETTSGESEVKFQVSKDTLGAMLRSMAYIREQLSNPADIPPEPLLKKQRK; translated from the exons ATGGATGTTGAAGTGATTGAAGTGGAAGGTATGAGTCATCGGGCAATGGCGAATGATGGAGATGCCGAACCCAATGCGAGTAGAGACACTGATACTGCTGAAAACATCATAGTTCATGATGATGACGATGGAATTGGCGAGCCTTATTTGGGAATGGAATTTGATTCTGAGGATGCCGCCAAAATTTTTTATGATGAGTATGCAATGCATGTTGGTTTTAACTCTAAAGTTGCTCCATCTAGTCGTTCAAAATTTGATGGGTTGATCAATATTCGGGAATTTGTATGTGGCAAAGATGGGGTAAAAAGAAGGCAGGCCGATAGTTGTGAAGCAATGCTTAAGGTAGAATTAAAAGGTCAAGGTAAGTGGGTTGTAACAAAGTTTGTGAAGGAGCACAACCATTCATTGGTTAATCCCAATAAAGTTCATTATATTCGGCCACGTAGGCATTTTGCGGGTACTGCAAAGACTGTGGCTGAAGCTTACCAAGGGGCAGGGACTGTTCCTAGTGGCGTTATGTTTGTATCAATGGATGGAAATCGTTCCTCTGCAGAGAGAAATAGTGGAGTTAGGAATAGTCCTACAGAGTTCAACCGGTCAGCAAAGAATTCTGCAACCATGAATTATGCTTTTAATCCCTGCAATCGGAAAAGGACGCTTGGGAGGGATGCTCAGAATTTGCTGGAATATTTCAAGAAAATGCAGGCTGAGAACCCTGGTTTTTTCTATGCAATACAACTTGATGAAGAGAATCGCATGACTAATGTATTCTGGGCAGATGCAAGGTCAAGAACTGCTTACAGTCATTTTGGTGATGCAGTAACTCTGGATACGACTTATAGAGTAAATCAGTACAGGGTGCCCTTTGCTCCATTTACAGGGGTAAACCATCATGGTCAGACAGTTTTGTTTGGTTGTGCATTACTTCTAGACGAGTCAGAAGCTACTTTTACATGGCTTTTTAAGACATTTCTTACAGCAATGAATGATTGCCCACCTGCGTCTATTACCACTGATCAAGACAGAGCGATGCAGACTGCAGTTGCTAATGTTTTTCCAGAATCTCGTCATTGTATTAGCAAGTGGCATGTTTTAAGAGAAGGGCAGGAGAAGTTGGCTCATGTTTGTCATGCTCATCCAAATTTTCAATCAGAACTCTATAACTGTATCAATTTGACTGAAACTATAGAGGAGTTTGAATCATCTTGGAATTTTATCCTTGATAAATATGATCTCAGGAGAAATGATTGGCTGTTGACATTGTATAATGCCCGTGATAAATGGGTCCCTGTCTATTTTCGAGATTCTTTTTTTGCTGCAATATCTTCAAATCCAGGATATGATGGTTCCTTCTTTGAAGGTTATGTGAATCAACAGACAACCTTACCAATGTTCTTTAGGCAATATGAAAGAGCTTTAGAAAACTGTTTTGAGAAGGAAATAGAAGCTGATTTTGATACAATTTGCAACACGCCAGTGTTGAGGACACCATCTCCTATGGAAAAACAGGCAGCAAATCTGTATACACGGAAAATTTTCACAAAATTTCAAGAAGAGCTAGTTGAAACTTTTGTGTACACTGCAAACAGAATTGAGGGTGATGGAGCTATTAGTACTTTCAGAGTTGCTAAATTTGAGGACGACAATAAAGCTTATCTTGTCACTCTGAACTATCCTGAGATGAAAGCTAACTGTAGTTGTCAAATGTTTGAGTATTCAGGCATTCTTTGTAGACATGTTTTGACTGTTTTCACTGTAACAAATGTACTTACATTGCCTTCGCCTTACATTTTAAAACGTTGGACGAGAAATGCAAAGAGTGGAGCTGGCTTAGATGAACGAAGTAGTGACTCACATGCTCAGGAGTCTCTAACATTACGGTACAATAATTTATGTCGGGAAGCCATTAGATATGCTGAAGAAGGTGCTACTGCTACAGAAACTTACAATGCAGCAATGACTGCCCTGAGAGATGGTGGGAAGAAAATTGTTATTGCTAAGAAAAATGTTGCTAAAGTTGCACCTCCTAGTGCTCAGGTTAGTGGGACTAGTTATGATGATAGGAGAAATTCTACTTTAACTTCAGATTCAACTCCATTGTTATGGCCACGCCATGACGAAGTGTTAAGACGATTTAATCTTAATGATGCTGGTGCTCCTGTGCAAACTGTTGCTGATTTGAATTTGCCACGCATGGCCCCAGTTTCTCTTCACAGAGATGATGGTACTCCTGAAAATATG GTTGTACTTCCTTGTCTAAAGTCAATGACTTGGGTGATGGAAAATAAGAATTCAACACCAGGGAATAGAGTTGCTGTCATTAACCTGAAG TTGCAAGATTATAGCAGAACTCCATCAGCAGAGTCAGAGGTTAAGTTTCAACTTTCAAGAGTATCATTAGAACCCATGCTGAGGTCTATGGCCTACATAAGTGAACAGCTATCAACGCCAGCTAATAAGGTTGCTGTCATCAATTTGAAG CTTCAAGACACTGAAACAACTTCAGGGGAGTCGGAGGTTAAATTTCAGGTGTCCAAGGATACATTAGGTGCCATGCTGAGATCAATGGCCTATATTCGTGAGCAGCTCTCAAATCCT GCTGACATACCTCCAGAACCACTACTGAAGAAGCAGAGGAAGTGA
- the LOC133788820 gene encoding protein FAR1-RELATED SEQUENCE 3 isoform X2, producing MDVEVIEVEGMSHRAMANDGDAEPNASRDTDTAENIIVHDDDDGIGEPYLGMEFDSEDAAKIFYDEYAMHVGFNSKVAPSSRSKFDGLINIREFVCGKDGVKRRQADSCEAMLKVELKGQGKWVVTKFVKEHNHSLVNPNKVHYIRPRRHFAGTAKTVAEAYQGAGTVPSGVMFVSMDGNRSSAERNSGVRNSPTEFNRSAKNSATMNYAFNPCNRKRTLGRDAQNLLEYFKKMQAENPGFFYAIQLDEENRMTNVFWADARSRTAYSHFGDAVTLDTTYRVNQYRVPFAPFTGVNHHGQTVLFGCALLLDESEATFTWLFKTFLTAMNDCPPASITTDQDRAMQTAVANVFPESRHCISKWHVLREGQEKLAHVCHAHPNFQSELYNCINLTETIEEFESSWNFILDKYDLRRNDWLLTLYNARDKWVPVYFRDSFFAAISSNPGYDGSFFEGYVNQQTTLPMFFRQYERALENCFEKEIEADFDTICNTPVLRTPSPMEKQAANLYTRKIFTKFQEELVETFVYTANRIEGDGAISTFRVAKFEDDNKAYLVTLNYPEMKANCSCQMFEYSGILCRHVLTVFTVTNVLTLPSPYILKRWTRNAKSGAGLDERSSDSHAQESLTLRYNNLCREAIRYAEEGATATETYNAAMTALRDGGKKIVIAKKNVAKVAPPSAQVSGTSYDDRRNSTLTSDSTPLLWPRHDEVLRRFNLNDAGAPVQTVADLNLPRMAPVSLHRDDGTPENMVVLPCLKSMTWVMENKNSTPGNRVAVINLKLQDYSRTPSAESEVKFQLSRVSLEPMLRSMAYISEQLSTPANKVAVINLKFS from the exons ATGGATGTTGAAGTGATTGAAGTGGAAGGTATGAGTCATCGGGCAATGGCGAATGATGGAGATGCCGAACCCAATGCGAGTAGAGACACTGATACTGCTGAAAACATCATAGTTCATGATGATGACGATGGAATTGGCGAGCCTTATTTGGGAATGGAATTTGATTCTGAGGATGCCGCCAAAATTTTTTATGATGAGTATGCAATGCATGTTGGTTTTAACTCTAAAGTTGCTCCATCTAGTCGTTCAAAATTTGATGGGTTGATCAATATTCGGGAATTTGTATGTGGCAAAGATGGGGTAAAAAGAAGGCAGGCCGATAGTTGTGAAGCAATGCTTAAGGTAGAATTAAAAGGTCAAGGTAAGTGGGTTGTAACAAAGTTTGTGAAGGAGCACAACCATTCATTGGTTAATCCCAATAAAGTTCATTATATTCGGCCACGTAGGCATTTTGCGGGTACTGCAAAGACTGTGGCTGAAGCTTACCAAGGGGCAGGGACTGTTCCTAGTGGCGTTATGTTTGTATCAATGGATGGAAATCGTTCCTCTGCAGAGAGAAATAGTGGAGTTAGGAATAGTCCTACAGAGTTCAACCGGTCAGCAAAGAATTCTGCAACCATGAATTATGCTTTTAATCCCTGCAATCGGAAAAGGACGCTTGGGAGGGATGCTCAGAATTTGCTGGAATATTTCAAGAAAATGCAGGCTGAGAACCCTGGTTTTTTCTATGCAATACAACTTGATGAAGAGAATCGCATGACTAATGTATTCTGGGCAGATGCAAGGTCAAGAACTGCTTACAGTCATTTTGGTGATGCAGTAACTCTGGATACGACTTATAGAGTAAATCAGTACAGGGTGCCCTTTGCTCCATTTACAGGGGTAAACCATCATGGTCAGACAGTTTTGTTTGGTTGTGCATTACTTCTAGACGAGTCAGAAGCTACTTTTACATGGCTTTTTAAGACATTTCTTACAGCAATGAATGATTGCCCACCTGCGTCTATTACCACTGATCAAGACAGAGCGATGCAGACTGCAGTTGCTAATGTTTTTCCAGAATCTCGTCATTGTATTAGCAAGTGGCATGTTTTAAGAGAAGGGCAGGAGAAGTTGGCTCATGTTTGTCATGCTCATCCAAATTTTCAATCAGAACTCTATAACTGTATCAATTTGACTGAAACTATAGAGGAGTTTGAATCATCTTGGAATTTTATCCTTGATAAATATGATCTCAGGAGAAATGATTGGCTGTTGACATTGTATAATGCCCGTGATAAATGGGTCCCTGTCTATTTTCGAGATTCTTTTTTTGCTGCAATATCTTCAAATCCAGGATATGATGGTTCCTTCTTTGAAGGTTATGTGAATCAACAGACAACCTTACCAATGTTCTTTAGGCAATATGAAAGAGCTTTAGAAAACTGTTTTGAGAAGGAAATAGAAGCTGATTTTGATACAATTTGCAACACGCCAGTGTTGAGGACACCATCTCCTATGGAAAAACAGGCAGCAAATCTGTATACACGGAAAATTTTCACAAAATTTCAAGAAGAGCTAGTTGAAACTTTTGTGTACACTGCAAACAGAATTGAGGGTGATGGAGCTATTAGTACTTTCAGAGTTGCTAAATTTGAGGACGACAATAAAGCTTATCTTGTCACTCTGAACTATCCTGAGATGAAAGCTAACTGTAGTTGTCAAATGTTTGAGTATTCAGGCATTCTTTGTAGACATGTTTTGACTGTTTTCACTGTAACAAATGTACTTACATTGCCTTCGCCTTACATTTTAAAACGTTGGACGAGAAATGCAAAGAGTGGAGCTGGCTTAGATGAACGAAGTAGTGACTCACATGCTCAGGAGTCTCTAACATTACGGTACAATAATTTATGTCGGGAAGCCATTAGATATGCTGAAGAAGGTGCTACTGCTACAGAAACTTACAATGCAGCAATGACTGCCCTGAGAGATGGTGGGAAGAAAATTGTTATTGCTAAGAAAAATGTTGCTAAAGTTGCACCTCCTAGTGCTCAGGTTAGTGGGACTAGTTATGATGATAGGAGAAATTCTACTTTAACTTCAGATTCAACTCCATTGTTATGGCCACGCCATGACGAAGTGTTAAGACGATTTAATCTTAATGATGCTGGTGCTCCTGTGCAAACTGTTGCTGATTTGAATTTGCCACGCATGGCCCCAGTTTCTCTTCACAGAGATGATGGTACTCCTGAAAATATG GTTGTACTTCCTTGTCTAAAGTCAATGACTTGGGTGATGGAAAATAAGAATTCAACACCAGGGAATAGAGTTGCTGTCATTAACCTGAAG TTGCAAGATTATAGCAGAACTCCATCAGCAGAGTCAGAGGTTAAGTTTCAACTTTCAAGAGTATCATTAGAACCCATGCTGAGGTCTATGGCCTACATAAGTGAACAGCTATCAACGCCAGCTAATAAGGTTGCTGTCATCAATTTGAAG TTTTCTTGA